The proteins below come from a single Deltaproteobacteria bacterium genomic window:
- a CDS encoding DNA primase, translating to MGKYPALLFVLRDQWGKAVTIHRLYLTPQGGKAPVPSPKKTMPYPSDRKLVGALVRLGQPEHDTLALAEGIET from the coding sequence ATGGGTAAATATCCGGCACTGCTGTTTGTCCTGCGTGATCAATGGGGCAAGGCGGTGACCATCCATCGTCTCTACCTGACGCCTCAGGGCGGAAAGGCGCCGGTGCCCAGTCCCAAGAAGACCATGCCCTACCCATCCGACCGGAAGCTCGTGGGAGCGTTGGTGCGGCTGGGGCAACCGGAGCATGACACCCTGGCCCTGGCCGAAGGCATTGAAAC
- a CDS encoding DEAD/DEAH box helicase, translated as MNLKEFLGEFGDSLRKKVRMSPVFDPAHPDDWDRQATAKLEKLARQPFPPQTRTILALAKGFYRDDKKAEIMVGEMGVGKTICAIATAFLNPKKNHRTIIMCPGHLVDKWMREIRETIPHAAIVNLNNPGLKELFALHGQKPKGLEFYVVGKEKAKMHFAFKPAIIKRGNKVYCPQCGKRLEKLEGKIENAKRKLKCPECDSPLWQADSDGSRRYAKAEFIKRYIRKGAFDLFVADELHEYKAGDSAQGQALACLAAVAKRTLGLTGTLMGGYSTNLFYLLWRLFPSLMKDNTPYGEQTNFAGNYGVLEIVKKTPLSDNLHSLGGNKNREVVKEKPGVSPLVLSDFLLENAVFMRLQDVSDKLPPYVEEVVGVQMLPDQTEAYEDLEKELGDACRSALAAGDQSLLGALVNSLLAYPDGCRRGEEVYHPRTSQLVAGAPQIEADFLPKEERLLDLVQNEIGQGRKCIVCLEHTGTRDLIPTLSEKLEQIGVIPLILRANKPKASQRESWIRNMVSQHQVMICNTNLIKTGLDLIEFPTLIFFQTGYSIYTLRQASRRSWRIGQEQPVKVYYLSYLNTMQETALSLIASKMETALAVEGDLTDKGLTALAQSEANCRPMRS; from the coding sequence ATGAACTTAAAAGAATTTCTTGGCGAGTTTGGCGACTCCCTGAGAAAGAAAGTCAGGATGTCGCCGGTTTTCGATCCCGCCCATCCGGATGATTGGGACCGGCAAGCAACTGCAAAACTCGAGAAACTGGCCCGGCAACCCTTCCCGCCCCAGACCAGAACCATCCTGGCGCTGGCCAAGGGATTTTATCGGGACGACAAGAAAGCCGAGATCATGGTCGGCGAGATGGGGGTCGGCAAGACCATCTGCGCCATTGCCACGGCCTTCCTGAACCCCAAAAAGAACCATCGCACCATCATCATGTGCCCCGGACACCTGGTTGATAAATGGATGCGGGAAATCCGAGAGACGATTCCCCATGCCGCTATCGTCAACCTGAACAATCCAGGGCTCAAAGAGCTTTTCGCCTTGCATGGGCAAAAGCCCAAAGGCCTGGAGTTTTATGTGGTCGGCAAGGAAAAGGCCAAAATGCACTTTGCCTTCAAGCCTGCCATCATCAAGCGGGGCAATAAGGTTTATTGCCCGCAGTGCGGCAAGCGACTGGAAAAACTCGAAGGAAAAATCGAAAACGCCAAGCGCAAGCTCAAGTGCCCGGAGTGTGATTCTCCGTTATGGCAGGCAGATTCGGATGGATCCCGCCGGTATGCCAAGGCGGAATTTATCAAGCGGTATATCCGCAAGGGAGCTTTTGATCTATTCGTGGCCGATGAACTGCACGAGTATAAAGCCGGCGATTCGGCCCAGGGCCAGGCCCTGGCCTGTTTAGCCGCCGTTGCCAAGCGGACTCTAGGCCTGACCGGCACATTGATGGGGGGCTACTCCACAAATTTATTTTATTTGCTGTGGCGGCTTTTCCCATCCCTCATGAAGGACAATACGCCCTATGGAGAGCAAACAAATTTCGCTGGCAATTACGGCGTATTGGAGATTGTCAAGAAAACCCCGTTGTCAGACAATTTACATTCCTTGGGGGGCAACAAGAACCGTGAAGTGGTGAAGGAAAAACCGGGGGTGTCGCCCCTGGTGTTAAGCGACTTCCTGTTGGAAAACGCGGTTTTCATGCGGCTCCAGGATGTATCGGACAAACTGCCGCCTTATGTGGAAGAAGTAGTCGGGGTGCAAATGCTGCCCGACCAAACCGAGGCTTACGAGGATCTGGAGAAAGAACTCGGAGATGCGTGCCGCAGCGCCCTGGCCGCGGGGGATCAATCCTTGCTGGGAGCTTTGGTCAATTCGCTCCTGGCCTATCCCGACGGCTGCCGGCGGGGTGAAGAAGTCTATCATCCCCGCACCAGCCAATTGGTGGCCGGCGCACCCCAGATTGAGGCAGATTTCCTACCCAAGGAGGAAAGGCTGCTGGACCTGGTGCAGAACGAAATCGGGCAAGGTCGCAAGTGCATAGTCTGTCTGGAACATACGGGCACCAGAGACCTGATTCCAACTTTGAGCGAGAAACTGGAACAGATAGGCGTCATCCCGCTGATTCTGCGGGCCAATAAGCCCAAAGCAAGTCAGAGGGAAAGTTGGATCAGGAATATGGTCAGTCAGCATCAGGTCATGATCTGCAATACTAATCTGATCAAGACCGGTCTGGACCTGATCGAGTTTCCGACGCTGATTTTCTTTCAGACCGGCTATTCGATCTACACCTTGCGCCAGGCCTCCCGCCGCTCCTGGCGTATAGGGCAGGAGCAGCCGGTCAAGGTCTATTACCTGAGCTATCTGAACACCATGCAGGAGACGGCCTTGTCGCTGATCGCCTCCAAAATGGAAACCGCCCTGGCGGTGGAGGGCGATCTGACGGATAAAGGTCTGACTGCCCTGGCTCAGTCCGAGGCGAATTGCAGGCCGATGCGCTCTTAG